A genomic segment from Fibrobacter sp. encodes:
- a CDS encoding phosphocholine cytidylyltransferase/choline kinase family protein, whose translation MDTYEKDVLYTLLRNPFVNQRILAESCGHSLGIVNRSLKNLVLSKYLDSDFRLTEKARQEFDRLAPRRAIILAAGFGMRMVPINLESPKALIEVNGEVLIERTIEQLHEAGIFDIHIIVGFMKESFDYLIDKYGVKLVVNKEYSSKNNLHSLNLVADLLDNAYVVPCDIWCNRNPYRKNELYSWYMVSDLIDDDSSVRVNRKMELVYAPDKTGGNGMIGIAYLSCQDSLFVQEKLKKFDNDGLHNNSFWEDALFSEEKMIVQARVEHSSDYVEINTYEQLRDLDEDSNHLKTDAIDVIAKAFDVRPKEICDITVLKKGMTNRSFLFSCRNKQYIMRIPGEGTSALINRKNEAAVYQIVSGKGICDDVVYINPENGYKITEFLKDVRVCNANDDADLKICMKKLREFHNLKLKVSHNFDIFGQIEFYEKLRKGVPSVFRDYNQTKRNVLSLRSFIEKNIGERCLTHIDAIPDNFLFSRSSSGKTVISLIDWEYAGMQDPHVDLAMFSIYSYYDKLQVDHLLNIYFDGKCPDVIRVKVYAYMAVCGFLWSNWCEYKASLGVEFGEYHLRQYRYAKDFFNLVNKERQVLGI comes from the coding sequence ATGGATACCTACGAGAAAGACGTCCTTTATACTCTTTTGCGAAATCCTTTCGTAAATCAAAGGATTTTGGCTGAATCTTGCGGACATTCTCTTGGAATTGTGAATCGTTCCCTGAAGAATCTAGTTTTATCCAAATACTTGGATAGCGATTTTCGACTCACAGAAAAAGCTCGTCAGGAGTTTGACCGTTTGGCCCCCCGCAGGGCCATCATTCTAGCAGCAGGCTTTGGAATGAGAATGGTTCCAATTAATCTAGAATCTCCAAAGGCTCTTATTGAGGTTAATGGAGAGGTCTTGATTGAACGAACCATCGAACAGCTCCATGAGGCCGGAATCTTTGACATTCATATCATTGTCGGTTTTATGAAGGAGTCCTTTGACTACCTAATTGATAAATATGGTGTCAAGTTGGTTGTTAACAAGGAATATTCTTCAAAGAACAATTTGCATTCTTTAAATCTTGTTGCTGATTTACTTGATAATGCCTATGTGGTTCCATGTGATATTTGGTGTAATCGTAATCCATATCGCAAAAATGAATTGTATTCTTGGTATATGGTTTCTGACCTGATTGACGACGACAGTTCCGTTCGAGTAAATAGAAAAATGGAACTTGTATACGCACCGGATAAGACTGGCGGAAATGGAATGATTGGTATCGCCTACCTTTCTTGCCAAGATTCGCTATTTGTCCAAGAAAAATTAAAGAAATTTGATAATGATGGTTTGCACAACAATTCATTTTGGGAAGACGCGTTGTTTTCCGAAGAGAAAATGATTGTTCAAGCTCGAGTAGAACATTCTTCTGATTATGTTGAAATTAACACATATGAACAGCTTCGTGATTTGGATGAGGATTCAAATCATTTAAAAACAGATGCTATAGATGTAATAGCAAAAGCTTTTGATGTACGTCCAAAAGAAATTTGTGATATAACTGTTTTGAAAAAAGGAATGACTAATAGGTCCTTTTTATTTTCGTGTCGGAACAAACAGTACATCATGAGAATTCCTGGCGAGGGAACATCCGCTCTTATCAATCGAAAAAATGAAGCGGCTGTATATCAAATTGTATCCGGCAAGGGGATATGTGACGATGTCGTATACATCAATCCGGAAAATGGATACAAAATAACGGAATTTTTGAAAGACGTTAGAGTTTGTAACGCAAATGATGATGCTGACTTGAAAATTTGCATGAAAAAATTACGGGAATTTCACAATCTGAAATTAAAAGTCTCTCATAATTTTGACATTTTCGGGCAAATAGAATTTTATGAAAAGTTGAGAAAAGGCGTCCCTTCTGTATTTAGGGATTACAATCAAACTAAACGAAATGTTTTGTCGCTTCGTTCTTTTATAGAAAAGAATATTGGGGAGAGGTGTTTAACCCATATTGATGCCATTCCCGACAACTTTCTCTTTTCAAGGAGTTCTTCCGGGAAAACGGTGATTAGTTTGATTGACTGGGAATATGCTGGAATGCAAGACCCGCATGTTGATTTGGCTATGTTTTCAATTTATTCATATTACGACAAATTACAGGTTGATCATCTTCTTAACATATACTTTGATGGCAAATGCCCCGATGTAATCCGAGTTAAAGTGTATGCCTACATGGCTGTCTGTGGCTTTTTGTGGAGCAATTGGTGTGAATACAAGGCTTCGCTTGGAGTTGAATTTGGCGAATACCACTTACGTCAATATCGCTACGCAAAGGACTTCTTCAACCTGGTTAATAAAGAACGTCAAGTTTTAGGTATTTGA
- a CDS encoding LicD family protein: MKENLTMQQMQSISLEILHSVAEVCDREGFRYSLIYGTLIGAIRHKGYIPWDDDVDIMMPRPDYDRFLAYFKSHSEEFPNLRMFNREECPEYPYMITRISDDRYVIEMDNEKPYGMGVFIDIYPYDGLGATFEESLAYGLKGDRLSSFCYQASRKHYAVEITKSKVRKILKFPVFLFSKLVGKDYFQRKLESLARVKPYESSSYIGCVVWLSGGARDIFKKEWFDELIDWPFEKYQFKVPKRYDEVLRLTYGDYMQLPPEEDRIGHHYFKAYKKV; the protein is encoded by the coding sequence ATGAAAGAAAATTTGACAATGCAACAGATGCAGAGCATTTCCTTGGAAATTTTGCATTCTGTGGCGGAAGTTTGTGATAGGGAAGGTTTTAGATATTCTCTGATTTATGGTACACTAATAGGCGCAATTCGTCATAAGGGTTATATACCATGGGATGACGATGTTGATATTATGATGCCTCGCCCGGACTATGATCGTTTTCTTGCATATTTTAAAAGCCATTCGGAAGAATTTCCTAACTTGAGGATGTTTAATAGGGAAGAATGTCCTGAATATCCATATATGATAACGCGAATAAGTGATGACCGTTATGTGATTGAAATGGATAATGAAAAACCTTATGGCATGGGGGTATTTATTGATATTTATCCCTATGATGGCCTTGGAGCGACTTTTGAAGAATCTTTAGCGTACGGATTGAAAGGCGATAGACTGTCATCTTTTTGCTATCAAGCTTCTAGAAAACATTATGCGGTGGAAATTACGAAGTCAAAAGTCCGTAAAATATTGAAATTTCCTGTATTCCTTTTCTCAAAGTTGGTCGGAAAAGATTATTTCCAGAGAAAATTGGAGTCTTTAGCTCGAGTGAAACCTTATGAGTCCAGCAGTTACATTGGCTGTGTTGTTTGGTTGTCTGGTGGTGCCAGGGATATCTTCAAAAAAGAATGGTTTGATGAGTTGATTGATTGGCCGTTTGAAAAATACCAGTTTAAGGTTCCCAAACGTTACGATGAGGTTTTGCGCCTTACATATGGTGATTATATGCAACTGCCTCCTGAAGAAGATCGTATAGGCCATCATTATTTTAAAGCATATAAAAAAGTGTAG
- a CDS encoding capsular polysaccharide synthesis protein, which yields MLKKLGGKNFFIQLWRARVLFFSIWIIISLGFRRKSLEISRLAINNRRLEKIRRKFKKYAIDFSLNFAQQKHENIKSNKVWILWLQGIDKAPALVKKCFSSMQKNLHNREVVLLTEENYRDFVSFPQYIQEKINSGIITKTHFSDLLRLELLERYGGTWIDATVYCSGNDYPEHLFDSDLFVYQCLKPGLDGECYSISSWFMTAATNNPIICLTKHLLYEYWKKNNHMIDYFLIHDFFEIALETYPEEWKKVIPFCNSVPHMLLLRLFDTYDSTMWQAIKGQTCFHKLSYKFDSSDAEKSNTFYSEILVKD from the coding sequence TTGCTAAAGAAGTTGGGTGGGAAAAATTTTTTCATTCAATTATGGCGCGCCCGCGTTCTATTTTTTTCCATATGGATTATCATCTCACTCGGATTCAGAAGAAAGTCTCTTGAAATTTCAAGATTAGCAATAAACAATCGCCGATTAGAAAAAATTCGGCGTAAGTTTAAGAAATACGCAATCGATTTCTCTTTGAATTTTGCACAACAAAAACACGAGAATATAAAATCCAACAAAGTATGGATTCTTTGGCTTCAGGGTATAGATAAAGCACCTGCCCTCGTAAAAAAATGTTTCTCGTCTATGCAAAAAAATTTGCACAACAGGGAAGTTGTTTTACTGACTGAAGAAAATTACAGGGATTTCGTTTCTTTTCCCCAATATATCCAAGAAAAAATAAACTCGGGAATAATTACCAAAACACATTTTTCAGACTTGCTACGTCTTGAACTTTTAGAACGTTATGGAGGAACATGGATTGACGCAACTGTTTATTGTTCCGGAAACGATTATCCCGAACATTTATTTGATTCAGATTTGTTTGTATACCAGTGTTTAAAACCCGGCTTAGACGGCGAGTGTTATTCCATATCCAGTTGGTTTATGACCGCAGCAACAAACAATCCTATTATATGTTTGACCAAGCACTTGCTATATGAATACTGGAAAAAAAACAACCATATGATTGATTACTTCTTAATCCACGATTTCTTTGAAATAGCATTGGAAACATATCCTGAGGAATGGAAAAAAGTTATTCCGTTCTGTAATTCTGTGCCGCATATGCTTTTATTGCGTTTGTTCGATACGTATGATTCAACGATGTGGCAAGCTATAAAGGGGCAAACCTGTTTTCATAAGCTAAGTTATAAGTTTGACTCTTCTGATGCAGAAAAATCAAATACATTTTATTCGGAAATCCTGGTAAAGGACTAA
- a CDS encoding polysaccharide pyruvyl transferase family protein, whose product MKNVNKLVGGVIIMHPNHNNYGTSLQGLATIKVIESLGYNLRIIRYRKKRTLWETLKILPGLLRSGALSSIISSRRSSNFKKRHPEYSANIDLRTSVVNEFKKKYFEPLCDYYTGWRNLTEGSKNYDIIFVGSDQVWGPLSLYAGFYNLLFVDSSIPQFSYSSSFGKSFILSHQKKGVAAFLNKMDAIGVREIRGKEIVEELTNKKATVVADPTLLLSREEWKQLSSASKKHISGDYILCYMLGPRLDNREAVTSMAKQLGMKLVVFRHMDWYEPADENFGDESVYDADCLDFINLLEHAAYVVTDSFHCSVFSIIFHKKFLTFYRIPKTDKQSSHSRIDSLMSIAGLSSQVCSSFTNLANQINNDIDWNTVDARILEYKDKSMEFLKNSLEIRR is encoded by the coding sequence ATGAAGAACGTAAATAAACTGGTTGGGGGCGTTATAATAATGCACCCGAACCACAACAACTACGGCACATCACTACAAGGTCTTGCAACAATAAAGGTTATTGAAAGTTTAGGTTACAATCTTCGTATAATCAGATACAGAAAAAAAAGGACCCTGTGGGAAACATTAAAAATACTTCCGGGGCTATTAAGAAGCGGAGCCTTATCCTCGATTATTAGTAGCAGAAGAAGTTCTAATTTCAAAAAGAGACATCCTGAGTACAGTGCAAATATCGATTTGCGGACATCAGTTGTTAATGAATTTAAGAAAAAATACTTTGAGCCGCTATGTGATTATTATACCGGATGGAGAAATCTCACAGAAGGCTCAAAAAATTATGACATTATCTTTGTAGGCAGCGATCAAGTTTGGGGACCATTGAGCCTTTACGCAGGTTTTTACAACCTTTTGTTTGTTGATAGCAGTATTCCTCAATTCAGCTACTCTAGCAGTTTTGGAAAGTCGTTCATTCTCAGCCACCAAAAAAAGGGGGTAGCCGCATTTCTGAACAAAATGGATGCAATTGGCGTTAGAGAAATCAGAGGAAAAGAAATTGTAGAAGAACTGACAAACAAAAAAGCAACTGTTGTCGCCGATCCAACCCTATTGTTATCAAGAGAAGAATGGAAGCAGCTATCTTCAGCATCAAAAAAACATATTTCTGGAGACTACATACTCTGTTATATGCTAGGTCCACGGTTGGATAACCGAGAGGCAGTAACATCTATGGCAAAACAACTCGGCATGAAGCTCGTTGTTTTCCGTCATATGGACTGGTATGAACCCGCAGATGAAAATTTCGGAGATGAGTCCGTATATGACGCAGACTGTCTTGACTTCATAAATCTATTGGAGCATGCAGCCTATGTGGTCACAGATTCCTTCCATTGTTCTGTATTCAGCATCATCTTCCACAAGAAATTTTTAACCTTTTACCGCATTCCTAAAACAGACAAGCAATCCTCCCATAGTAGAATTGATAGTCTAATGAGCATTGCAGGTTTATCTAGTCAAGTTTGCTCAAGTTTCACAAACTTAGCCAACCAAATAAACAACGACATTGATTGGAACACTGTTGATGCAAGAATTTTAGAGTACAAAGATAAATCAATGGAATTTCTAAAAAATAGTCTAGAAATAAGGCGGTAG
- a CDS encoding Coenzyme F420 hydrogenase/dehydrogenase, beta subunit C-terminal domain, with amino-acid sequence MNNVSQTVKSNLCLGCGICSDACPTNSIKISVVNGEYRPIIDQSTCNNSKGCHRCSNACPGLGIPLKKIGSEKFESTSSSYHKLIGWYQKSYSGYALDYETRFHGASGGILTAFIAYLLDNKIISGAVVAENDMSQPFLNKTVLVHDSKELFKARSSKYCPVTFSGIIKQIKQQEGQVIIVGSPCAIQGFRKYEKLDAKFREKVFGLFGLYCSCGRTFNLTEYVFKQRKIEQAKLTYFQYRDEGCLGSLVAKTDKEYKEEFQLYYHPLRSFFIPNRCQFCIDHYSELADVSFGDIHYGKYKDDKIGVNSLIVRNQKFIGLLESAADAGYIKLDDLSEEELVKCQQSAPKKKGRVGGVLKFAKTIGLTTPEYDVELTNFSYPKSIAYYLFAKFQMFIGKRRKLWWIIPLFTKKGEVD; translated from the coding sequence ATGAATAACGTTTCACAAACAGTAAAAAGCAACTTGTGCCTTGGTTGCGGAATTTGTTCAGATGCATGTCCCACAAATTCCATAAAAATTTCCGTTGTAAATGGAGAATATCGTCCAATCATAGACCAAAGCACCTGCAATAATAGTAAAGGTTGCCATAGGTGTAGCAACGCCTGTCCTGGACTTGGCATTCCGTTGAAAAAAATTGGTAGCGAAAAATTTGAAAGCACATCGAGTTCTTATCACAAATTAATTGGATGGTACCAAAAATCATACTCGGGTTACGCGCTAGATTACGAAACACGATTTCATGGTGCATCCGGCGGAATTTTAACCGCATTTATCGCATACCTATTGGATAACAAGATTATATCTGGCGCAGTGGTTGCTGAAAATGACATGTCACAACCATTCTTAAACAAGACTGTTTTGGTGCACGATTCTAAAGAGCTTTTCAAAGCAAGATCTTCAAAATATTGCCCAGTAACATTTTCAGGCATAATAAAGCAGATTAAGCAGCAAGAAGGCCAAGTTATTATAGTTGGATCCCCCTGTGCAATACAAGGTTTTCGCAAGTACGAAAAGCTTGATGCAAAATTCCGCGAAAAAGTCTTTGGTTTATTTGGCCTATATTGTTCTTGCGGCAGAACATTCAACTTAACAGAATACGTCTTTAAACAAAGAAAAATTGAGCAAGCAAAACTGACATACTTCCAATATAGAGACGAAGGATGCTTAGGTTCGTTAGTTGCAAAAACCGATAAAGAATACAAAGAAGAATTCCAGCTCTACTATCATCCCCTAAGAAGTTTCTTTATCCCCAATCGTTGTCAATTCTGCATAGACCATTATTCAGAACTAGCCGATGTATCTTTCGGCGATATACATTACGGAAAATACAAGGATGACAAAATTGGTGTTAATTCACTGATTGTCAGAAATCAAAAATTTATTGGTCTTCTCGAATCCGCCGCCGATGCAGGATACATAAAATTAGATGATCTTAGCGAAGAAGAGCTGGTCAAATGCCAGCAATCTGCGCCCAAAAAGAAAGGGCGAGTGGGAGGCGTATTGAAATTCGCCAAAACAATTGGCCTAACGACTCCTGAATATGATGTAGAATTAACCAATTTTTCTTACCCCAAATCAATTGCGTATTATCTATTTGCTAAGTTCCAAATGTTTATTGGGAAAAGGCGTAAATTATGGTGGATAATTCCTCTTTTCACAAAGAAAGGAGAGGTAGACTGA
- a CDS encoding acyltransferase, producing the protein MDTIRPDLIEIEENAYITEGTIIYTHYLIANNFAKKKGSWFRFGSVHIGRNAFIGARTIICNSVNIGDFSIVAAGSIVTKDIPPYEVWGGNPAKFIKSIPHE; encoded by the coding sequence TTGGACACAATTCGTCCCGACCTGATTGAAATAGAAGAAAATGCATACATTACTGAAGGAACAATTATATACACCCACTATTTGATTGCAAACAACTTCGCTAAAAAAAAGGGGTCATGGTTTCGTTTTGGTTCGGTACACATAGGTAGAAATGCGTTTATTGGAGCAAGAACTATCATCTGTAATTCAGTCAATATCGGTGATTTTTCTATTGTTGCTGCAGGATCAATTGTAACCAAGGATATCCCTCCCTATGAAGTTTGGGGAGGAAATCCCGCCAAGTTTATCAAGAGTATACCACATGAATAA
- a CDS encoding glycosyltransferase encodes MKQKRIFWITGSSFIDVDLPIVPKINENFDITWIVIRQQDCWFPETELLDTFQKHSINGIVLNIPGRLRSFASFKVFFKLIKMIERSNPDVCYVNYLGVPYLWPLLLCSTYDSNKIIYPCHDFMDHVGVKNRNIYSLIKRIIFKKVNHFQFFSRTQQKLFLQKYPRKSTFYAPLYLKGFGNPVERSSQKEKIQFLFFGSIRENKGIEYLIEAGNRLYETYPDKFSIKICGGCSYWEELSKKIKHNNCFDLHIRRIENQEIPQIFANTDYLLLPYLDVTQSGPLLISYFYRVPVIASDHEGFREYIEDGVTGFLHKNKSVDEMVSIMSKIIEGKVEDSYIKENLEKFIQNEISIEEIQKKYEIGLTSI; translated from the coding sequence ATGAAGCAAAAGAGAATTTTCTGGATAACAGGATCTTCGTTTATTGATGTCGATTTACCAATAGTTCCCAAAATAAACGAAAATTTTGATATTACATGGATAGTCATTAGACAGCAAGATTGTTGGTTTCCTGAGACGGAACTGTTAGATACATTCCAAAAACATTCAATTAACGGTATTGTCCTGAATATACCAGGAAGGCTTCGTTCTTTCGCTTCATTTAAAGTTTTTTTCAAACTGATAAAAATGATTGAGAGGAGCAATCCGGACGTTTGCTATGTAAATTATCTTGGTGTACCATATTTATGGCCACTCTTGCTATGTTCGACCTATGATTCTAATAAAATTATTTATCCATGCCATGATTTCATGGATCATGTCGGAGTAAAGAATCGTAATATTTATTCTTTGATTAAAAGAATAATCTTTAAAAAGGTAAACCATTTCCAGTTTTTCTCGAGAACCCAACAAAAACTGTTTCTCCAAAAATATCCACGAAAAAGTACTTTTTATGCCCCACTATATCTTAAGGGCTTTGGAAATCCTGTAGAAAGGTCTTCTCAAAAAGAAAAAATTCAATTTCTTTTTTTTGGCAGCATACGAGAAAATAAGGGTATAGAATACCTTATAGAGGCAGGCAATCGTCTATATGAAACGTATCCAGACAAATTTTCAATCAAAATTTGCGGAGGATGTTCGTACTGGGAAGAGCTTTCAAAAAAAATCAAGCACAACAACTGCTTTGATTTACATATTCGCAGAATAGAAAATCAAGAAATCCCCCAGATTTTTGCAAACACCGACTATCTATTACTGCCTTATCTAGACGTAACACAAAGCGGTCCTCTTTTAATTTCTTACTTTTACAGGGTTCCAGTCATCGCTTCGGATCACGAAGGTTTTCGGGAATATATTGAAGATGGAGTCACTGGTTTTTTGCACAAAAACAAATCTGTTGACGAAATGGTTTCAATTATGTCAAAAATAATTGAAGGTAAAGTAGAGGATTCTTACATAAAAGAAAACCTGGAAAAATTTATTCAAAATGAAATTAGTATTGAAGAAATTCAAAAGAAATATGAAATTGGCTTGACAAGCATATAG
- a CDS encoding polysaccharide pyruvyl transferase family protein, which yields MRIAIVTIPPRLNFGGILQAYALQHVLERMGHRITIIDKPLKRQLPLKIRYLAYIKRFVLKFFLRKSILIFEEKHFNESYPIVSQYIQPFIDRYLHTQCISNLQEIKEHDFEAYVVGSDQIWRRSYNRNIQNSYLSFTKEWNVKRVAYAASFGIDEWDYTPSETQVCSKLLKKFDFIGIREKSGVHLCKKHLQCDAKYVLDPTLLLEKEDYLQLINNECGKEFEGKILCYLLDDNNEKRKFIEKISQDLQKQPLFINAQWNTNAPTESRIQPSVERWLGAFYHADYIVTDSFHGTVFSLIFNKKFLSISNQARGTSRLHSLLSIFDLESRIVFDYNNYEIAQQAIDYTKYNKLKMESLMELCNIFAKSKEESP from the coding sequence ATGAGAATAGCAATAGTAACCATCCCCCCTCGCTTAAATTTCGGAGGCATACTGCAAGCCTACGCTTTGCAGCATGTTTTGGAGCGAATGGGACACCGCATCACAATAATAGATAAGCCGTTGAAGCGACAACTTCCGCTGAAAATTCGTTATCTGGCATACATCAAAAGATTTGTTTTAAAATTCTTTCTCAGAAAATCCATCCTAATTTTTGAAGAAAAACACTTCAACGAGTCATATCCTATCGTAAGTCAATATATACAGCCATTCATAGATAGATACTTACATACTCAATGCATCAGCAACCTACAAGAAATAAAGGAACATGACTTTGAAGCCTACGTAGTTGGAAGCGACCAAATCTGGAGAAGAAGCTACAATCGAAATATTCAAAATTCATATCTTTCATTCACAAAGGAATGGAATGTAAAACGTGTTGCATACGCAGCATCATTTGGAATTGACGAATGGGATTATACCCCTTCCGAAACGCAAGTATGTTCGAAATTGCTAAAAAAATTTGATTTTATTGGTATCCGAGAAAAATCCGGAGTCCATCTATGTAAAAAACATTTGCAATGTGACGCAAAATATGTTTTAGACCCAACGTTGTTATTGGAAAAGGAAGACTACCTTCAATTGATAAACAATGAATGCGGGAAAGAATTTGAAGGCAAAATTTTATGTTATCTTTTAGACGATAATAATGAAAAGAGAAAATTTATAGAAAAGATATCTCAAGATCTTCAAAAGCAACCTCTTTTTATAAACGCACAGTGGAACACAAACGCACCAACAGAATCAAGAATTCAACCATCTGTTGAACGTTGGCTCGGAGCTTTCTATCACGCAGATTACATCGTTACGGACAGCTTTCACGGAACAGTGTTCTCCCTGATTTTCAACAAGAAATTCCTTTCTATCAGTAATCAAGCAAGGGGAACGTCTAGGTTACATTCTCTACTCTCTATTTTTGATTTAGAAAGCAGAATCGTTTTTGATTATAACAACTATGAAATAGCACAACAAGCTATAGATTACACAAAATACAACAAACTTAAAATGGAATCCTTGATGGAGTTGTGTAATATTTTTGCAAAATCAAAAGAGGAATCTCCATAA